The following proteins are co-located in the Solanum pennellii chromosome 8, SPENNV200 genome:
- the LOC107028170 gene encoding protein TIFY 5A-like: MRRNCNLELTLMPPSISDNFSSKNCTTEDQQLENKQSQQLTIFYHGKFVVSDATELQAKAIIYLASRGMEMKTNKMSEPSSPLLQPQTVKKSLQGFLQKRKKRVQATSPYHK; encoded by the exons atgagaagaaattgTAATTTGGAGCTCACTCTTATGCCACCTTCTATTTCAGATAACTTTTCTTCTAAGAATTGCACTAC GGAGGATCAACAATTGGAGAATAAGCAATCGCAACAGCTAACCATATTTTACCATGGAAAATTTGTGGTTTCCGATGCTACTGAGCTTCAG GCTAAAGCTATAATATATCTTGCAAGTAGAGGAATGGAGATGAAAACAAACAAGATGTCTGAGCCTTCATCACCATTATTACAACCTCAAACTGTGAAGAAATCTCTACAAGGATTTCTacaaaaacgaaaaaaaagaGTTCAAGCAACTTCGCCATATCACAAATAG